The Halobacterium litoreum genome includes a region encoding these proteins:
- a CDS encoding acyltransferase produces MLRDLERRLASSPVADRVLFNDATGALAQYVQAARDRRRYRRYRERYDVHPDFEFNGPGITVYGDGDVELCEGSYIGRHSRLQAKDGQTVRVGENTAVSHFVFLYTQNRVADQDMSRAPNTNQGLDVREGDAEIGADCWVGAFTFVAEGTSVGENSVVGANSVVTRDLPPHSVSAGTPARVRQFKSYLDDGEAAALADEYRGALSERVAAEYLDE; encoded by the coding sequence ATGTTGCGCGACCTTGAACGCCGCCTCGCGTCGAGCCCCGTCGCCGACCGCGTGCTGTTCAACGACGCGACGGGCGCGCTCGCGCAGTACGTGCAGGCGGCCCGCGACCGGCGTCGGTACCGGCGGTACCGCGAGCGCTACGACGTCCACCCGGACTTCGAGTTCAACGGCCCCGGCATCACGGTGTACGGCGACGGCGACGTGGAACTGTGCGAGGGGTCGTACATCGGCCGCCACTCTCGGCTGCAGGCGAAGGACGGACAGACCGTCCGCGTCGGCGAGAACACGGCGGTGAGTCACTTCGTGTTCCTCTACACGCAGAACCGCGTCGCCGACCAGGACATGAGCCGCGCGCCGAACACGAATCAGGGACTGGACGTGCGCGAGGGCGACGCGGAAATCGGGGCGGACTGCTGGGTGGGCGCGTTCACGTTCGTCGCCGAGGGGACCAGCGTCGGCGAGAACTCGGTCGTGGGCGCGAACAGCGTCGTCACCCGCGACCTGCCGCCGCACTCGGTTTCGGCGGGGACGCCGGCGCGCGTCCGCCAGTTCAAGTCCTACCTCGACGACGGCGAGGCCGCCGCGCTCGCCGACGAGTACCGGGGCGCGCTCTCCGAACGGGTCGCCGCCGAGTACCTCGACGAGTAA
- a CDS encoding GNAT family N-acetyltransferase yields the protein MEIQQLSLDEWGDALPSSGFEVFHTPAALGVLDDHADGDLRLYGGFKGDQPVGLFPVFVQERAVGRALLSPPPGFSVPRLGPLVMPASPKRRKREQVNGRFAEHVLDELDIDASLTLFRAVCPTSYPDPRPYVWSDLSLDTSFTYHLDVPDDTDDLLASFSKSLRREIRDGVDSDVTVDVSKEDGVRTVFERTRERYAEQGRGFTLDWGYVSDLTRALAADDRCRTYVARTPGGRFLSGIVVLYSNDAAYYWLGGARTDYEGTSVNSLLHWHILRDIAAGEPRESVDTYDLMGANTERLCRYKSKFGADLAPYYALESRGPGMTAAKTAYRLVSR from the coding sequence ATGGAGATACAGCAACTCTCGCTCGACGAGTGGGGAGACGCGCTGCCGTCGTCGGGGTTCGAAGTGTTCCACACGCCCGCGGCCCTCGGCGTGCTCGACGACCACGCGGACGGCGACCTCCGCCTGTACGGCGGCTTCAAGGGCGACCAGCCGGTCGGCCTCTTTCCGGTGTTCGTCCAGGAGCGCGCCGTCGGCCGCGCGCTGCTCTCGCCGCCGCCCGGCTTCTCGGTGCCGCGCCTCGGCCCGCTCGTGATGCCCGCCAGCCCGAAGCGACGGAAGCGCGAACAGGTCAACGGCCGATTCGCCGAACACGTCCTCGACGAACTCGACATCGACGCCTCGCTGACGCTGTTCCGAGCCGTCTGTCCCACCTCGTACCCCGACCCGCGGCCGTACGTCTGGTCGGACCTCTCGCTGGACACGTCGTTCACCTACCACCTCGACGTGCCCGACGACACCGACGACCTGCTCGCGTCGTTCTCGAAGAGCCTGCGCCGCGAGATTCGGGACGGCGTGGACTCGGACGTCACCGTCGACGTCTCGAAGGAGGACGGCGTGCGCACCGTCTTCGAGCGCACCCGCGAGCGGTACGCCGAGCAGGGCCGCGGCTTCACGCTCGACTGGGGGTACGTCAGCGACCTGACGCGCGCGCTCGCCGCCGACGACCGGTGCCGGACGTACGTCGCCCGCACCCCCGGCGGGCGGTTCCTCTCGGGTATCGTCGTCCTCTACAGCAACGACGCGGCGTACTACTGGCTCGGCGGCGCGCGAACCGACTACGAGGGCACGAGCGTGAACAGCCTCCTGCACTGGCACATCCTCCGTGACATCGCAGCGGGCGAACCCCGCGAGTCCGTCGATACCTACGACCTGATGGGCGCGAACACGGAGCGCCTCTGCCGGTACAAGAGCAAGTTCGGCGCCGACCTCGCGCCGTACTACGCGCTCGAATCCCGCGGCCCGGGGATGACCGCCGCGAAGACCGCGTACCGGCTGGTGAGCCGGTAG
- a CDS encoding glycosyltransferase family 4 protein — translation MRVLNLVPNAQSRFFKQQVDVLADRGVSETTLTVPGRREYDDGDTTARTPLDYARFVPSVLKHSFGDYDLVHANYGLTAPHAVVQPNLPVVLSLWGTDLMGEYGWVSKLCARFADAVVVMSPAMAAELDGDCRVIPHGVNLDRFRPEPQAAARAALDWDADARHVLFPYPRERTVKDYPRADQVVDRVRDRIDDVALHTPTGVPHEEMPTYMNAADALLVTSRREGSPNAVKEALACNLPVVSTDVGDVATRLDGVTHSRVCETDGELVDALATVLRAGERSNGREAAREVSVERTSQRLHDCYRDVLAGR, via the coding sequence GTGCGCGTCCTCAACCTCGTGCCGAACGCGCAGTCCCGCTTCTTCAAACAGCAGGTCGACGTGCTCGCCGACCGCGGCGTCAGCGAGACGACGCTCACCGTGCCGGGCCGCCGCGAGTACGACGACGGCGACACCACGGCGCGCACGCCACTCGACTACGCGCGGTTCGTTCCGTCCGTCCTCAAGCACTCGTTCGGCGACTACGACCTCGTCCACGCGAACTACGGCCTCACGGCGCCCCACGCCGTCGTCCAGCCGAACCTCCCGGTCGTGCTGTCGCTGTGGGGCACCGACCTGATGGGGGAGTACGGCTGGGTGAGCAAACTCTGCGCGCGGTTCGCGGACGCCGTCGTCGTGATGTCGCCCGCGATGGCGGCCGAACTCGACGGCGACTGCCGCGTCATCCCGCACGGCGTGAACCTCGACCGCTTCCGCCCCGAACCGCAGGCGGCCGCCCGCGCCGCGCTCGACTGGGACGCCGACGCGCGCCACGTCCTGTTCCCGTATCCGAGAGAGCGCACGGTGAAGGACTACCCGCGGGCGGACCAGGTGGTCGACCGCGTACGCGACCGAATCGACGACGTGGCGCTCCACACGCCCACCGGCGTCCCCCACGAGGAGATGCCGACGTACATGAACGCCGCCGACGCCCTGCTCGTCACCTCCCGCCGCGAGGGGTCGCCGAACGCCGTCAAGGAGGCGCTCGCGTGCAACCTCCCCGTCGTCTCGACGGACGTCGGCGACGTCGCCACGCGCCTCGACGGCGTCACCCACTCCCGCGTCTGCGAGACCGACGGCGAACTCGTCGACGCGCTCGCGACCGTCCTCCGCGCCGGCGAGCGCTCGAACGGCCGCGAGGCCGCCCGCGAGGTCAGCGTCGAGCGCACCAGCCAGCGCCTCCACGACTGCTACCGGGACGTGCTCGCCGGCCGCTAG
- a CDS encoding flippase, with amino-acid sequence MTLAERIVRGAKASLGATMLDILTNAALVVLLTRVLLTPNEYGQLNFVLSALGVVTILATLGIPKSTARYVTEFAETDPGQVPHVVKKSVVFLGSLVAAVSVATLLLGRPVANALGTPSVVPYLLAGSLYVVGRAGRTYFTALFQGFNRVTYSATVSSVASASRLPFVVAFVVLGFGVGGALFGYVASGVLATFVGAYIAYTKFYSKYDAADEPDADLSKRLLEYSIPLTATRGANVLDKKVDTLLVGVLLNMTAVGYYTVAKQVSDFVAAPASSFGYAVSPALGEQSSKDEIERAATLYEQSLEYVLVAYLPAVVGLVLVADPMIRYVFGTDYLGAVPVVQVFAGFMLVNAVNKVTSDGLDYLGRARSRAIIKSAMAVSNFCLNLVLIPVLGVVGAALATVATYTVYTLSNVYFIHQELAFDVPTVLRTLGAVALVTVAMAGTVWVALPYVSGLPTLFATVFLGGATWAALSVAGGILDVRKVANLLT; translated from the coding sequence ATGACGCTCGCCGAGCGCATCGTGCGCGGCGCGAAGGCGTCGCTCGGCGCGACGATGCTGGACATCCTCACGAACGCCGCGCTCGTCGTGTTGCTCACGCGCGTCCTCCTGACGCCCAACGAGTACGGCCAACTCAACTTCGTGCTGTCGGCGCTCGGCGTCGTCACCATCCTCGCGACGCTCGGCATCCCGAAGTCGACGGCGCGCTACGTCACCGAGTTCGCGGAGACCGACCCCGGCCAAGTGCCCCACGTCGTCAAGAAGTCCGTCGTCTTCCTCGGGTCGCTCGTCGCCGCCGTCTCCGTGGCGACGCTCCTGCTCGGGCGCCCGGTCGCGAACGCGCTCGGCACGCCCTCGGTCGTTCCCTATCTGCTCGCCGGCAGCCTCTACGTCGTCGGGCGCGCCGGCCGCACGTACTTCACCGCGCTGTTCCAGGGGTTCAACCGCGTGACGTACAGCGCCACCGTCTCCTCCGTCGCGAGCGCGAGCCGGCTCCCGTTCGTCGTCGCGTTCGTCGTCCTCGGGTTCGGCGTCGGCGGCGCGCTGTTCGGCTACGTCGCGAGCGGCGTGCTGGCGACGTTCGTCGGCGCCTACATCGCGTACACGAAGTTCTACTCGAAGTACGACGCCGCCGACGAACCGGACGCCGACCTCTCGAAGCGCTTACTGGAGTACAGCATCCCGCTGACCGCGACTCGGGGCGCGAACGTCCTCGACAAGAAAGTCGACACGCTGCTCGTCGGCGTCCTCCTGAACATGACCGCGGTCGGCTACTACACCGTCGCGAAGCAGGTGTCTGACTTCGTCGCCGCGCCCGCGTCCTCGTTCGGGTACGCCGTCTCGCCCGCGCTCGGCGAGCAGTCCTCGAAAGACGAGATAGAGCGCGCCGCGACCCTCTACGAGCAGTCTCTGGAGTACGTCCTCGTCGCGTATCTCCCGGCGGTCGTCGGCCTCGTGTTGGTCGCCGACCCGATGATTCGGTACGTGTTCGGCACCGACTACCTCGGCGCCGTCCCCGTCGTGCAAGTGTTCGCGGGGTTCATGCTCGTGAACGCCGTCAACAAGGTCACCAGCGACGGCCTCGACTACCTCGGTCGCGCCCGCTCGCGGGCCATCATCAAGTCCGCGATGGCCGTCTCGAACTTCTGTCTGAATCTCGTCCTCATCCCCGTCCTCGGCGTCGTCGGCGCGGCGCTCGCGACGGTCGCGACGTACACCGTCTACACGCTCTCGAACGTCTACTTCATCCACCAGGAACTGGCCTTCGACGTCCCCACCGTCCTCCGGACGCTCGGCGCCGTCGCCCTCGTCACGGTCGCGATGGCGGGCACCGTCTGGGTCGCGCTCCCGTACGTCTCCGGCCTGCCGACGCTGTTCGCGACGGTGTTCCTCGGCGGCGCGACGTGGGCCGCGCTCTCCGTCGCCGGCGGCATCCTCGACGTGCGGAAGGTCGCGAACCTCCTGACGTGA
- a CDS encoding NAD-dependent epimerase/dehydratase family protein, with protein sequence MQASPTRTVERSAVPEDLRDTTVLVTGGAGFVGSHIADALVEDADVRVLDDFSTGRRENVPAGATIHEGDVRDPETVAEAMAGVDVVFHEAGLVSVPESVEQPALSHDCNATATLGVLEAARREDARVVVASSVAVYGNPVDVPIHEGDPKEPTSPYGVDKLAIDQYARLYSDLYGLETVALRYFNVYGPRQSAGQYSGVISTFLEQAQSGQPLTVEGDGTQTRDFVHVSDVVRANLAAATTDRVGRAFNVGTGDSVTIRELADLVIDATDATQGVVHRPPREGDVERSRADVTRARRQLGYEPTVELGEGLRELAKSAARVR encoded by the coding sequence ATGCAGGCAAGCCCCACGCGAACAGTCGAACGGTCCGCCGTCCCCGAAGACCTCCGCGACACCACCGTCCTCGTCACCGGGGGCGCGGGGTTCGTCGGCAGCCACATCGCGGACGCGCTCGTCGAGGACGCCGACGTGCGCGTGCTCGACGACTTCTCGACGGGGCGCCGAGAGAACGTCCCGGCGGGCGCGACGATTCACGAGGGCGACGTGCGCGACCCCGAGACGGTCGCCGAGGCGATGGCCGGCGTGGACGTGGTGTTCCACGAAGCCGGCCTCGTGAGCGTCCCCGAGTCCGTCGAACAGCCGGCGTTGAGCCACGACTGCAACGCGACCGCGACGCTCGGCGTGCTGGAAGCCGCGCGCCGCGAGGACGCCCGCGTCGTCGTCGCGTCCAGCGTCGCCGTCTACGGGAACCCGGTCGACGTCCCGATTCACGAGGGCGACCCGAAGGAGCCGACCTCGCCCTACGGCGTCGACAAACTCGCCATCGACCAGTACGCCCGGCTCTACAGCGACCTCTACGGGCTGGAGACCGTGGCGCTCCGGTACTTCAACGTCTACGGCCCCCGGCAGTCCGCCGGCCAGTACAGCGGCGTCATCTCCACGTTCCTCGAACAGGCCCAGTCCGGCCAGCCCCTGACGGTGGAGGGCGACGGCACCCAGACCCGTGACTTCGTCCACGTCTCGGACGTGGTGCGCGCGAACCTCGCGGCCGCCACCACCGACCGCGTCGGGCGCGCGTTCAACGTCGGCACCGGCGACAGCGTCACAATCCGCGAACTCGCCGACCTCGTCATCGACGCCACGGACGCGACCCAGGGCGTCGTCCACCGCCCGCCACGCGAGGGAGACGTCGAGCGCAGTCGCGCCGACGTGACGCGAGCGCGCCGCCAACTCGGCTACGAACCGACCGTCGAACTCGGGGAGGGGCTGCGGGAACTCGCGAAGAGCGCGGCGCGAGTGCGGTAG
- a CDS encoding DUF2182 domain-containing protein, with amino-acid sequence MTASDSMRAAFGLRRIPVVAIVTYGIALLAWTAIVGRWLPMPGMVPGLAMSDPGAPEAMALSNGFVGVGLYLCMWGVMMVAMMYPSSVPLFRLYYNTLGEVDNRGTAARVGVFMGTYALVWTATGVVPLAVNAVFPVAVVADQHGALLFGGTLLMLSAYQLSPYKDRCLRYCRTPLGFLMEYHRPGVRGAAAMSFRFSVFCVGCCWALFAVMVVVGSMNILWMAGLTVVLSLERVVSWGDRLADGVGVASGVGGVVLVVLALA; translated from the coding sequence ATGACGGCAAGCGACTCGATGCGGGCCGCGTTCGGGCTCCGCCGAATCCCGGTCGTCGCCATCGTCACGTACGGAATCGCGCTCTTGGCGTGGACGGCGATTGTCGGGCGGTGGCTCCCGATGCCGGGGATGGTTCCGGGCCTCGCGATGTCCGACCCGGGGGCGCCGGAAGCGATGGCTCTCTCGAACGGATTCGTCGGCGTCGGCCTCTACCTGTGCATGTGGGGCGTGATGATGGTCGCGATGATGTACCCGTCGTCGGTGCCGCTCTTTCGACTCTACTACAACACGCTCGGCGAGGTCGACAACCGAGGGACGGCCGCTCGGGTGGGCGTCTTCATGGGAACGTACGCGCTCGTCTGGACCGCGACGGGCGTCGTGCCGTTGGCGGTGAACGCGGTCTTTCCGGTCGCCGTCGTCGCGGACCAGCACGGCGCGCTCCTGTTCGGCGGCACGCTCCTGATGCTGTCCGCGTACCAACTCTCGCCGTACAAGGACCGCTGTCTCAGGTACTGTCGCACGCCGCTGGGGTTCCTGATGGAGTACCACCGGCCGGGAGTCCGCGGCGCCGCGGCGATGAGTTTCCGGTTCAGCGTCTTCTGCGTGGGCTGTTGTTGGGCGCTGTTCGCCGTCATGGTGGTCGTCGGCTCGATGAACATCCTGTGGATGGCCGGACTCACGGTCGTGTTGTCGCTCGAACGGGTGGTGTCGTGGGGCGACCGACTCGCCGACGGCGTCGGCGTGGCGTCCGGAGTCGGTGGCGTCGTTCTCGTGGTGCTGGCGCTCGCGTGA
- a CDS encoding DUF1326 domain-containing protein → MTEDWTIAGEYVECCNCEVPCQCLWFESPTDDVCNAGVFWNIEEGNYGDVSLDGLTGGVLLDQEGVLFEGGWDVVLVLDEAADEPQSEALQMIFSGEAGGLFGALRGLIDEVVDVVSLPFEYTSSDGHFEFEAGDAVSMAVDQRTGFHDEPGTAFPHPLMPPDQEAKLGKSSEWLVAFDDQFSWENPGNNAYFGEFEFGSA, encoded by the coding sequence ATGACTGAAGACTGGACGATCGCCGGCGAGTACGTGGAGTGTTGCAACTGCGAGGTGCCCTGCCAGTGCCTCTGGTTCGAATCACCGACGGACGACGTCTGCAACGCCGGCGTGTTCTGGAACATCGAGGAGGGGAACTACGGGGACGTCTCGTTGGACGGGCTCACCGGCGGGGTGCTCCTCGACCAGGAGGGCGTGCTCTTCGAGGGCGGCTGGGACGTCGTGCTCGTGCTCGACGAGGCCGCAGACGAACCGCAGTCCGAAGCCCTCCAGATGATCTTCTCCGGGGAGGCCGGCGGCCTGTTCGGTGCGCTGCGCGGACTGATCGACGAGGTCGTCGACGTCGTCTCGCTCCCGTTCGAGTACACCAGTAGCGACGGGCACTTCGAGTTCGAAGCCGGCGACGCGGTTTCGATGGCGGTCGACCAGCGCACCGGCTTCCACGACGAACCCGGGACCGCCTTCCCTCATCCGTTGATGCCGCCGGACCAGGAAGCGAAACTCGGCAAGTCCTCGGAGTGGCTCGTGGCGTTCGACGACCAGTTCTCGTGGGAGAACCCCGGCAACAACGCGTACTTCGGCGAGTTCGAGTTCGGGTCGGCGTAG
- a CDS encoding ParB N-terminal domain-containing protein, with amino-acid sequence MSVGSAFGTLDDWLRGAGRRLVAERPELRGYLLRARDGYARAYVAARTATNRLRYDAPPEPYRLISVDPARIERVVEFDPPKFRVAGEVAGGDWDRGDDRFAEMDVYRAYERHFEDGVSWADTEFFDRIVAEIEAGVPNWGCTSREAFEARCERLDDLYDTIAREGYYTQDELLESGVSDPIKPQHELKTERLKDEIAVHVGRDGDLLFEDGRNRLSIAKILGLESVPVRVLRRHADWQAVRDRYVRGDPALADWDHPDLAALEFDSR; translated from the coding sequence ATGTCCGTGGGGAGCGCGTTCGGGACGCTCGACGACTGGCTGCGCGGCGCGGGCCGCCGGCTGGTCGCCGAACGCCCCGAACTCCGGGGGTACCTCCTGCGGGCGAGAGACGGGTACGCGCGCGCCTACGTCGCGGCGCGCACCGCGACGAACCGGCTGCGATACGACGCGCCGCCGGAGCCGTACCGGCTGATTTCGGTCGACCCGGCGCGCATCGAGCGCGTCGTGGAGTTCGACCCGCCGAAGTTCCGCGTCGCCGGCGAGGTCGCGGGCGGCGACTGGGACCGCGGCGACGACCGCTTCGCGGAGATGGACGTCTACCGAGCGTACGAGCGCCACTTCGAGGACGGCGTGTCGTGGGCCGACACCGAGTTCTTCGACCGAATCGTCGCCGAAATCGAGGCCGGGGTCCCGAACTGGGGGTGTACGTCCCGGGAGGCGTTCGAGGCGCGCTGCGAGCGCCTCGACGACCTCTACGACACCATCGCTCGGGAGGGCTACTACACGCAGGACGAACTGCTCGAATCCGGTGTTTCGGACCCCATCAAGCCCCAGCACGAACTGAAGACCGAACGCCTGAAAGACGAGATAGCGGTCCACGTCGGCAGGGACGGCGACCTGCTGTTCGAGGACGGCCGGAACCGCCTCTCCATCGCGAAGATTCTCGGCCTGGAGTCGGTGCCCGTGCGCGTCCTCCGCCGGCACGCCGACTGGCAGGCGGTCCGCGACCGGTACGTGCGCGGCGACCCCGCGCTCGCGGACTGGGACCACCCGGACCTCGCCGCGCTCGAATTCGACTCGCGGTGA
- a CDS encoding Gfo/Idh/MocA family protein, with product MTLRSAVVGGGTVSGVHLSGLDRNPRTELVAVCDTDEETAREIAEDYDVAAYFDVESLLADTDLDWVHVCTPVQTHLPIAKRIIEAGIPVQIEKPITETYEEFEELAAHAERHGVVVSEKHNHDFDPVVREAMRQKRDGELGDVRGVDVIYTGSSRPDDPNRGPWNFELAGGEFEEGIPHPIYLTLRAGGYPRSEDAVAATTALYGDYDRDFAYDGAQLQYHTDDGVLCTTKVLGGTRPVRQLLIHGEDKSLTADLISQTLVEHDRNYKGSAVGRVLNNVDQAVDRTAGTVKNARAVLRRNRSDDWDTLRLLNAHYYQNDAESRALEAGDPDAMPVPLAESRWTSYLMEEVRNAASRAEPRESHPVEPVVSRDAE from the coding sequence ATGACACTGCGAAGCGCTGTCGTCGGCGGCGGCACCGTCTCGGGCGTCCACCTCTCCGGCCTCGACCGGAACCCCCGGACGGAACTCGTCGCCGTCTGCGACACCGACGAAGAGACCGCCCGCGAAATCGCCGAGGACTACGACGTCGCGGCGTACTTCGACGTGGAGTCGCTGCTCGCGGACACCGACCTCGACTGGGTCCACGTCTGCACGCCGGTCCAGACCCACCTCCCCATCGCGAAGCGAATCATCGAGGCCGGGATTCCCGTCCAGATAGAGAAACCCATCACGGAGACCTACGAGGAGTTCGAGGAACTCGCGGCCCACGCCGAGCGCCACGGCGTCGTCGTCTCCGAGAAGCACAACCACGACTTCGACCCCGTCGTGCGCGAGGCGATGCGACAGAAACGCGACGGCGAACTCGGCGACGTCCGCGGCGTCGACGTCATCTACACGGGGTCGAGTCGCCCGGACGACCCGAACCGCGGGCCGTGGAACTTCGAGCTCGCGGGCGGCGAGTTCGAGGAGGGAATCCCCCACCCCATCTACCTAACGCTGCGCGCGGGCGGCTACCCCCGCAGCGAGGACGCCGTCGCCGCGACCACCGCGCTGTACGGCGACTACGACCGCGACTTCGCGTACGACGGCGCGCAACTCCAGTACCACACCGACGACGGCGTGCTCTGCACGACGAAGGTGCTCGGCGGCACGCGGCCCGTCCGCCAACTCCTGATTCACGGCGAGGACAAATCCCTCACCGCCGACTTGATATCCCAGACGCTCGTCGAACACGACCGGAACTACAAGGGGTCTGCCGTGGGGCGCGTGCTGAACAACGTCGACCAGGCGGTCGACCGCACGGCGGGCACGGTGAAGAACGCGCGCGCCGTCCTCCGGCGGAACCGGAGCGACGACTGGGACACGCTCCGCTTGCTGAACGCGCACTACTACCAGAACGACGCCGAGTCCCGCGCGCTCGAAGCTGGCGACCCGGACGCGATGCCGGTGCCGCTCGCCGAGTCCCGGTGGACGAGTTACCTCATGGAGGAGGTCAGGAACGCCGCGAGCCGCGCCGAACCGCGGGAGAGCCACCCGGTCGAACCGGTCGTCTCCCGGGACGCCGAGTAA
- a CDS encoding metal-dependent hydrolase, which yields MWPWEHAAAAYLLYSAASRWLWGRPPSTRAAVVVGFASLLPDLVDKPLAWWLAVLPSGRSLGHSLLVAVPVVAVALAAGRARGDSRASVAFAVGYLSHLAGDVAYPLVVDGELRAGFLLWPVIPAPDGGTTSALPHLQDLVGAFVRFLGTPRGALYLLADAALVAAAVAVWVADGTPGLRWLRPSPPEPARERG from the coding sequence ATGTGGCCATGGGAACACGCCGCGGCAGCGTACCTCCTCTACTCGGCGGCGAGTCGGTGGCTGTGGGGGCGGCCGCCGTCGACGCGCGCCGCGGTCGTCGTCGGGTTCGCGAGCCTGCTCCCCGACCTCGTGGACAAGCCGCTGGCGTGGTGGCTCGCCGTCCTGCCGTCGGGCCGGTCGCTCGGGCACTCGCTGCTCGTCGCCGTCCCGGTCGTCGCGGTCGCGCTCGCCGCGGGGCGGGCTCGCGGCGACTCCAGAGCGAGCGTCGCGTTCGCCGTCGGCTACCTCTCCCATCTCGCGGGCGACGTGGCGTACCCGCTCGTCGTCGACGGCGAACTGCGCGCCGGCTTCCTGCTGTGGCCGGTGATTCCCGCACCGGACGGCGGGACGACCAGCGCCCTCCCGCACCTACAGGACCTCGTCGGCGCGTTCGTCCGGTTCCTCGGGACGCCGCGGGGCGCGCTCTACCTGCTTGCGGACGCGGCGCTCGTCGCCGCCGCCGTCGCCGTCTGGGTGGCCGACGGAACGCCGGGACTCCGCTGGCTCCGTCCGTCGCCCCCCGAACCGGCCCGCGAGCGGGGCTAG
- a CDS encoding DUF1616 domain-containing protein, translated as MMRDSDAVESRPGDHGLAAATGDLAAVAGFALVAGSLLLADVVTGPAQVALAAVLLGFAPGYATVSALFPARGVLDPARRRTRWVRGPNWVERLSLSVATSLVLVVLLGVPISLLGLDFGARTLTVAVVAVVAAGALLGAWRRLRLPSEDRLVVPVARLRAEAKASTVDVPAVDAALNVALAVAVVAAASALAVGLAAPDRGEAYTEVALLDDRGGDLVASNYTTSIERGDPANVTLTVENREGESREYTAVLVLQRVRTTDGQTVVLEREELDRIGLSVPDERTAERTLTARPTMLGDDLRMNVFVYPGDAPSEASASSAPHHLFLWVDVQRASAGNASASAAGSASPSLV; from the coding sequence ATGATGCGTGACAGCGACGCCGTCGAGTCGCGTCCGGGCGACCACGGCCTCGCGGCGGCGACCGGCGACCTCGCCGCAGTCGCCGGGTTCGCGCTCGTCGCCGGCTCGCTGCTCCTCGCCGACGTGGTGACCGGGCCGGCGCAAGTCGCGCTCGCCGCCGTCCTCCTCGGGTTCGCGCCGGGGTACGCCACCGTCTCCGCGCTGTTCCCGGCGCGCGGCGTCCTCGACCCCGCCCGCCGCCGGACGCGCTGGGTTCGCGGCCCGAACTGGGTCGAGCGCCTGAGCCTCTCGGTCGCCACGTCGCTCGTTCTCGTCGTCCTGCTCGGCGTGCCGATTTCGCTGCTCGGCCTCGACTTCGGCGCGCGCACGCTCACCGTCGCCGTCGTCGCCGTCGTCGCGGCGGGCGCGCTCCTCGGCGCGTGGCGCCGCCTCCGCCTGCCGAGCGAGGACCGCCTCGTCGTCCCGGTCGCCCGGCTTCGCGCCGAGGCGAAAGCGTCGACCGTCGACGTCCCCGCCGTCGACGCGGCGCTGAACGTCGCGCTCGCCGTCGCCGTCGTCGCCGCCGCGAGCGCGCTCGCCGTCGGCCTCGCGGCCCCCGACCGCGGCGAGGCGTACACCGAGGTCGCGCTCTTAGACGACCGCGGCGGCGACCTCGTCGCGAGCAACTACACCACGAGCATCGAGCGCGGCGACCCGGCGAACGTCACGCTCACCGTCGAGAACCGCGAGGGCGAGTCGCGGGAGTACACCGCCGTCCTCGTGCTCCAGCGCGTCCGCACGACCGACGGCCAGACGGTCGTCCTCGAACGCGAGGAACTCGACCGCATCGGCCTCTCCGTGCCCGACGAGCGGACCGCCGAGCGCACGCTCACGGCGCGCCCGACGATGCTCGGTGACGACCTCCGCATGAACGTCTTCGTCTACCCCGGCGACGCGCCCAGCGAGGCGTCCGCTTCGAGCGCGCCACACCACCTGTTCCTCTGGGTCGACGTCCAGCGCGCGAGCGCCGGGAACGCGAGCGCGAGCGCGGCAGGGAGCGCGAGTCCGAGTCTAGTCTGA